In Microtus pennsylvanicus isolate mMicPen1 chromosome 12, mMicPen1.hap1, whole genome shotgun sequence, the following proteins share a genomic window:
- the Dus3l gene encoding tRNA-dihydrouridine(47) synthase [NAD(P)(+)]-like isoform X1: protein MAENAEAAAERGGGGDSGVGACERGVAPIKAQYRTTKEQFHQYLDADKPEDVCQETRAGVPDGSDPAEPKAKRIRLEDGQENGKTEEAPEPPEQRQVPKRARGQNKSRPHVKPTHYDKERLCPSLLQESASCAFGDRCRFLHDVERYLETKPADLGPRCVLFDTFGRCPYSVTCRFAGAHLGPEGQNLVQEEVVARCADLPPVRNGLNRALQQQLRKRQVCFERAEQALRRLTQGPMPIPETSVATVTPEQNSCHAPLDTAGGASTPHGSPVSTCGPLTDEDVIRLRPCEKKRLDISGKLYLAPLTTCGNLPFRRICKRFGADVTCGEMAVCTNLLQGQMSEWALLKRHPCEDIFGVQLEGAFPDTMTKCAELLNRTIDVDFVDINVGCPIDLVYKKGGGCALMNRSAKFQQIVRGVNEVLDVPLTVKMRTGVQERVSLAHRLLPELRDWGVALVTLHGRSREQRYTRLADWPYIEQCAKVASPMPLFGNGDILSFEDANCAMQTGVAGVMIARGALLKPWLFTEIKEQRHWDISSSERLDILRDFTHYGLEHWGSDTQGVERTRRFLLEWLSFLCRYVPVGLLERLPQRINERPPYYLGRDHLETLMASQQAADWIRISEMLLGPVPPGFAFLPKHKANAYK, encoded by the exons ATGGCGGAGAATGCAGAAGCGGCAGCCGAGAGAGGTGGTGGCGGTGACTCCGGAGTTGGCGCGTGCGAACGGGGCGTAGCGCCCATTAAAGCTCA GTACCGCACCACCAAGGAACAGTTCCACCAATACCTGGACGCAGACAAGCCGGAGGATGTGTGCCAGGAAACGCGCGCCGGAGTCCCTGATGGCAGTGACCCAGCCGAGCCCAAGGCCAAGAGGATACGCCTGGAAGATGGGCAGGAGAACGGGAAGACAGAGGAGGCCCCTGAGCCTCCCGAGCAACGACAGGTGCCCAAGAGGGCCCGAGGCCAAAACAAAAGCCGGCCCCACGTGAAGCCAACGCACTATGACAAGGAGCGTCTTTGCCCGTCCCTCCTCCAG GAGTCGGCCTCGTGTGCCTTTGGTGACCGGTGCCGCTTCCTACACGATGTGGAGCGCTATCTGGAGACCAAGCCAGCGGACCTGGGCCCCCGCTGTGTGCTCTTCGACACCTTCGGCCGGTGCCCCTACAGCGTGACCTGTCGCTTTGCTGGGGCACACCTTGGGCCCGAGGGCCAGAACCTGGTGCAAGAGGAGGTAGTGGCCCGCTGTGCGGACCTCCCGCCAGTGCGCAATGGCCTCAACAGGGccctgcagcagcagctgaggaagcgcCAAGTGTGCTTCGAGCGGGCGGAGCAGGCTCTGCGCCGCCTCACCCAGGGCCCCATGCCCATCCCTGAGACCTCTGTAGCCACGGTTACCCCGGAGCAGAACAGTTGCCATGCCCCGCTGGACACTGCGGGAGGGGCCAGCACCCCGCATGGCAGCCCTGTGTCCACCTGTGGCCCCTTGACGGACGAGGACGTCATTCGGCTGCGACCCTGTGAGAAGAAGCGG ctGGACATTAGCGGGAAGCTGTACCTTGCTCCGCTCACCACG TGTGGGAACCTACCCTTTCGCCGCATCTGCAAGCGCTTCGGTGCGGATGTGACCTGCGGTGAGATGGCCGTGTGCACGAACCTCTTGCAGGGACAGATGTCCGAGTGGGCCTTGCTCAAGCGCCACCCCTGTGAGGACATCTTTGGAGTACAA CTGGAGGGCGCCTTCCccgacaccatgaccaaatgtgCTGAGCTCCTGAACCGCACCATTGACGTGGACTTTGTGGACATCAATGTGGGCTGCCCCATCGACCTTGTCTACAAGAAG GGTGGCGGCTGTGCACTCATGAATCGTTCGGCCAAGTTCCAGCAGATCGTGCGGGGCGTGAACGAG GTGCTGGATGTGCCTTTGACTGTGAAGATGCGCACAGGTGTCCAGGAGCGTGTGAGCCTAGCGCACCGTCTGCTGCCTGAGCTGCGGGACTGGGGTGTCGCACTGGTCACG CTCCATGGCCGCTCCCGGGAGCAGCGCTACACCAGGCTGGCTGACTGGCCCTACATCGAGCAGTGCGCCAAGGTGGCCAGCCCCATGCCCCTGTTCG GAAATGGAGATATCCTTTCGTTCGAGGACGCCAACTGTGCCATGCAGACAGGGGTCGCAGGGGTCATGATCGCCCG TGGCGCCTTGCTCAAGCCCTGGCTGTTCACGGAGATAAAGGAACAGAGGCACTGGGACATTTCGTCCTCTGAGCGCCTGGACATCCTGAGGGACTTCACACACTATGGCCTGGAACACTGGGGCTCCGACACGCAAGGAGTGGAGCGGACCCGGCGCTTCCTTCTCGAGTGGCTGTCCTTCCTTTGCAG GTATGTGCCCGTGGGCCTGCTGGAGCGACTCCCACAGAGGATCAATGAGAGGCCACCCTACTACCTAGGCCGTGACCACCTAGAGACACTCATGGCCAGCCAACAGGCTGCTGACTGGATTCGCATCAG TGAGATGCTGCTTGGACCAGTCCCACCTGGCTTCGCCTTCCTGCCCAAACACAAAGCCAACGCCTACAAGTAG
- the Dus3l gene encoding tRNA-dihydrouridine(47) synthase [NAD(P)(+)]-like isoform X2 produces MAENAEAAAERGGGGDSGVGACERGVAPIKAQYRTTKEQFHQYLDADKPEDVCQETRAGVPDGSDPAEPKAKRIRLEDGQENGKTEEAPEPPEQRQVPKRARGQNKSRPHVKPTHYDKERLCPSLLQESASCAFGDRCRFLHDVERYLETKPADLGPRCVLFDTFGRCPYSVTCRFAGAHLGPEGQNLVQEEVVARCADLPPVRNGLNRALQQQLRKRQVCFERAEQALRRLTQGPMPIPETSVATVTPEQNSCHAPLDTAGGASTPHGSPVSTCGPLTDEDVIRLRPCEKKRLDISGKLYLAPLTTGQMSEWALLKRHPCEDIFGVQLEGAFPDTMTKCAELLNRTIDVDFVDINVGCPIDLVYKKGGGCALMNRSAKFQQIVRGVNEVLDVPLTVKMRTGVQERVSLAHRLLPELRDWGVALVTLHGRSREQRYTRLADWPYIEQCAKVASPMPLFGNGDILSFEDANCAMQTGVAGVMIARGALLKPWLFTEIKEQRHWDISSSERLDILRDFTHYGLEHWGSDTQGVERTRRFLLEWLSFLCRYVPVGLLERLPQRINERPPYYLGRDHLETLMASQQAADWIRISEMLLGPVPPGFAFLPKHKANAYK; encoded by the exons ATGGCGGAGAATGCAGAAGCGGCAGCCGAGAGAGGTGGTGGCGGTGACTCCGGAGTTGGCGCGTGCGAACGGGGCGTAGCGCCCATTAAAGCTCA GTACCGCACCACCAAGGAACAGTTCCACCAATACCTGGACGCAGACAAGCCGGAGGATGTGTGCCAGGAAACGCGCGCCGGAGTCCCTGATGGCAGTGACCCAGCCGAGCCCAAGGCCAAGAGGATACGCCTGGAAGATGGGCAGGAGAACGGGAAGACAGAGGAGGCCCCTGAGCCTCCCGAGCAACGACAGGTGCCCAAGAGGGCCCGAGGCCAAAACAAAAGCCGGCCCCACGTGAAGCCAACGCACTATGACAAGGAGCGTCTTTGCCCGTCCCTCCTCCAG GAGTCGGCCTCGTGTGCCTTTGGTGACCGGTGCCGCTTCCTACACGATGTGGAGCGCTATCTGGAGACCAAGCCAGCGGACCTGGGCCCCCGCTGTGTGCTCTTCGACACCTTCGGCCGGTGCCCCTACAGCGTGACCTGTCGCTTTGCTGGGGCACACCTTGGGCCCGAGGGCCAGAACCTGGTGCAAGAGGAGGTAGTGGCCCGCTGTGCGGACCTCCCGCCAGTGCGCAATGGCCTCAACAGGGccctgcagcagcagctgaggaagcgcCAAGTGTGCTTCGAGCGGGCGGAGCAGGCTCTGCGCCGCCTCACCCAGGGCCCCATGCCCATCCCTGAGACCTCTGTAGCCACGGTTACCCCGGAGCAGAACAGTTGCCATGCCCCGCTGGACACTGCGGGAGGGGCCAGCACCCCGCATGGCAGCCCTGTGTCCACCTGTGGCCCCTTGACGGACGAGGACGTCATTCGGCTGCGACCCTGTGAGAAGAAGCGG ctGGACATTAGCGGGAAGCTGTACCTTGCTCCGCTCACCACG GGACAGATGTCCGAGTGGGCCTTGCTCAAGCGCCACCCCTGTGAGGACATCTTTGGAGTACAA CTGGAGGGCGCCTTCCccgacaccatgaccaaatgtgCTGAGCTCCTGAACCGCACCATTGACGTGGACTTTGTGGACATCAATGTGGGCTGCCCCATCGACCTTGTCTACAAGAAG GGTGGCGGCTGTGCACTCATGAATCGTTCGGCCAAGTTCCAGCAGATCGTGCGGGGCGTGAACGAG GTGCTGGATGTGCCTTTGACTGTGAAGATGCGCACAGGTGTCCAGGAGCGTGTGAGCCTAGCGCACCGTCTGCTGCCTGAGCTGCGGGACTGGGGTGTCGCACTGGTCACG CTCCATGGCCGCTCCCGGGAGCAGCGCTACACCAGGCTGGCTGACTGGCCCTACATCGAGCAGTGCGCCAAGGTGGCCAGCCCCATGCCCCTGTTCG GAAATGGAGATATCCTTTCGTTCGAGGACGCCAACTGTGCCATGCAGACAGGGGTCGCAGGGGTCATGATCGCCCG TGGCGCCTTGCTCAAGCCCTGGCTGTTCACGGAGATAAAGGAACAGAGGCACTGGGACATTTCGTCCTCTGAGCGCCTGGACATCCTGAGGGACTTCACACACTATGGCCTGGAACACTGGGGCTCCGACACGCAAGGAGTGGAGCGGACCCGGCGCTTCCTTCTCGAGTGGCTGTCCTTCCTTTGCAG GTATGTGCCCGTGGGCCTGCTGGAGCGACTCCCACAGAGGATCAATGAGAGGCCACCCTACTACCTAGGCCGTGACCACCTAGAGACACTCATGGCCAGCCAACAGGCTGCTGACTGGATTCGCATCAG TGAGATGCTGCTTGGACCAGTCCCACCTGGCTTCGCCTTCCTGCCCAAACACAAAGCCAACGCCTACAAGTAG
- the Prr22 gene encoding proline-rich protein 22 isoform X2: protein MLSFLYMSEAASFPLPAGSASLLYQTPADQDALSGPPAGFQMAPCGCFFDPRIYRIEWAPSDFGQSSLYKVAVAGGPTLSGGYVLEAPSYLKAPGPPPPLYPHYQPAPGGPQYLTHYLPPEEPGPEALGFVGDGGPLNFMEMLRDGLAPLPAPKETKPSSLLITVPTAPGLPPGPYGHLSGHASQFPGPQVTVRPIEAPRELQGNAVARPGLQFPPGPVEPKVVGTKDVTPVGSGETMPPEVARAFFLPDKVLLEDAMKLFDCLPGGTEPEAALRRGSGPGPRDSGGGGDDCSADIRSLHLPDELLSFDYGVPEVLDTVASVDYVFSFKALDDEPLPHVGVPVTDVAPGLQSDQLGKKTTASTKKGKPGGRHRQTVGLAGPAGPAATGPRLDPGAAPN, encoded by the exons atgctcagctttctttACATGTCTGAGGCAGCGTCCTTCCCTCTTCCTGCAG GCAGCGCCAGCTTGCTCTATCAGACTCCCGCAGACCAGGATGCGCTTTCAGGGCCTCCAGCAG GTTTCCAGATGGCTCCCTGTGGCTGCTTCTTCGACCCTCGCATCTACCGGATCGAGTGGGCCCCCTCTGACTTCGGCCAGTCATCTCTGTACAAGGTGGCGGTGGCTGGGGGTCCCACCTTGTCTGGCGGCTACGTGCTGGAGGCCCCATCCTACCTCAAGGCCCCAGGGCCTCCGCCTCCTCTCTACCCCCACTACCAGCCGGCTCCTGGCGGGCCGCAGTACCTCACACACTACCTTCCACCTGAGGAGCCTGGTCCCGAGGCACTGGGCTTTGTGGGGGACGGAGGGCCCCTCAATTTCATGGAGATGCTTAGAGACGGCCTGGCACCCCTCCCAGCTCCCAAAGAGACTAAGCCGTCTTCCTTGCTCATCACTGTCCCCACAGCACCCGGCCTGCCACCTGGGCCCTATGGCCATCTCAGTGGCCATGCCAGTCAGTTCCCAGGGCCCCAGGTGACCGTGAGGCCCATTGAAGCCCCCAGGGAGCTGCAGGGCAATGCTGTGGCCAGGCCGGGTCTGCAGTTCCCTCCTGGGCCTGTGGAGCCCAAGGTGGTCGGGACGAAGGATGTCACCCCAGTGGGCTCGGGTGAGACCATGCCTCCCGAGGTGGCCCGAGCGTTCTTCCTTCCGGACAAGGTCCTTCTAGAAGATGCCATGAAACTTTTCGATTGTCTCCCTGGTGGCACTGAGCCAGAGGCAGCCCTGCGCAGGGGCTCTGGGCCTGGCCCACGAGACAGTGGTGGCGGTGGGGATGATTGCTCAGCTGACATCCGCTCCCTGCACCTGCCGGATGAGCTACTGTCCTTCGACTATGGCGTCCCTGAGGTCTTGGATACCGTGGCGAGTGTGGATTATGTTTTCAGCTTCAAGGCCCTAGATGATGAGCCGCTGCCCCATGTGGGGGTCCCTGTCACTGACGTGGCCCCCGGCCTGCAGTCTGATCAGTTGGGGAAGAAGACTACCGCATCCACCAAGAAAGGGAAACCAggtggcagacacaggcagaccgTGGGCCTGGCTGGACCCGCTGGCCCTGCTGCCACAGGACCCAGGCTGGACCCGGGAGCTGCCCCCAATTAA
- the Prr22 gene encoding proline-rich protein 22 isoform X1: MQQPKTLYPPSIPQEGFGPRGLEGTEVPAVPEPLPTIGSASLLYQTPADQDALSGPPAGFQMAPCGCFFDPRIYRIEWAPSDFGQSSLYKVAVAGGPTLSGGYVLEAPSYLKAPGPPPPLYPHYQPAPGGPQYLTHYLPPEEPGPEALGFVGDGGPLNFMEMLRDGLAPLPAPKETKPSSLLITVPTAPGLPPGPYGHLSGHASQFPGPQVTVRPIEAPRELQGNAVARPGLQFPPGPVEPKVVGTKDVTPVGSGETMPPEVARAFFLPDKVLLEDAMKLFDCLPGGTEPEAALRRGSGPGPRDSGGGGDDCSADIRSLHLPDELLSFDYGVPEVLDTVASVDYVFSFKALDDEPLPHVGVPVTDVAPGLQSDQLGKKTTASTKKGKPGGRHRQTVGLAGPAGPAATGPRLDPGAAPN; encoded by the exons ATGCAGCAACCCAAAACCCTTTACCCCCCATCCATACCCCAGGAAGGCTTCGGCCCACGGGGCCTGGAGGGCACTGAGGTGCCAGCTGTCCCTGAACCCCTTCCCACCATAG GCAGCGCCAGCTTGCTCTATCAGACTCCCGCAGACCAGGATGCGCTTTCAGGGCCTCCAGCAG GTTTCCAGATGGCTCCCTGTGGCTGCTTCTTCGACCCTCGCATCTACCGGATCGAGTGGGCCCCCTCTGACTTCGGCCAGTCATCTCTGTACAAGGTGGCGGTGGCTGGGGGTCCCACCTTGTCTGGCGGCTACGTGCTGGAGGCCCCATCCTACCTCAAGGCCCCAGGGCCTCCGCCTCCTCTCTACCCCCACTACCAGCCGGCTCCTGGCGGGCCGCAGTACCTCACACACTACCTTCCACCTGAGGAGCCTGGTCCCGAGGCACTGGGCTTTGTGGGGGACGGAGGGCCCCTCAATTTCATGGAGATGCTTAGAGACGGCCTGGCACCCCTCCCAGCTCCCAAAGAGACTAAGCCGTCTTCCTTGCTCATCACTGTCCCCACAGCACCCGGCCTGCCACCTGGGCCCTATGGCCATCTCAGTGGCCATGCCAGTCAGTTCCCAGGGCCCCAGGTGACCGTGAGGCCCATTGAAGCCCCCAGGGAGCTGCAGGGCAATGCTGTGGCCAGGCCGGGTCTGCAGTTCCCTCCTGGGCCTGTGGAGCCCAAGGTGGTCGGGACGAAGGATGTCACCCCAGTGGGCTCGGGTGAGACCATGCCTCCCGAGGTGGCCCGAGCGTTCTTCCTTCCGGACAAGGTCCTTCTAGAAGATGCCATGAAACTTTTCGATTGTCTCCCTGGTGGCACTGAGCCAGAGGCAGCCCTGCGCAGGGGCTCTGGGCCTGGCCCACGAGACAGTGGTGGCGGTGGGGATGATTGCTCAGCTGACATCCGCTCCCTGCACCTGCCGGATGAGCTACTGTCCTTCGACTATGGCGTCCCTGAGGTCTTGGATACCGTGGCGAGTGTGGATTATGTTTTCAGCTTCAAGGCCCTAGATGATGAGCCGCTGCCCCATGTGGGGGTCCCTGTCACTGACGTGGCCCCCGGCCTGCAGTCTGATCAGTTGGGGAAGAAGACTACCGCATCCACCAAGAAAGGGAAACCAggtggcagacacaggcagaccgTGGGCCTGGCTGGACCCGCTGGCCCTGCTGCCACAGGACCCAGGCTGGACCCGGGAGCTGCCCCCAATTAA